The Danio aesculapii chromosome 8, fDanAes4.1, whole genome shotgun sequence genome window below encodes:
- the znf692 gene encoding zinc finger protein 692 — translation MSSTKEIVLRQRRRELDARRSKSRVRLGSCLQSWAQLKDKLGFSLHSELAQHLLESYVSRVCMKCSGDGKGETVSTTKESLQELILMVHNHGQMCPLPPVLQCRPVPKTKTSTRGQSGRREEETEPKKLAEASECFKYTCEDGHHFLWCPIDTEKLISKSDSDKITSSAKRLKRDERQMKETITDTERQEMMTRLKTRQQQRENADIDTNKMLGQNKNADVTATPEAQDRNDLASDFSYSEHGSPADSDEMTVDVPVRVHIENQSRTDSYEEDAVLNLTNRGAQSSADHTEKRSVSKKTGILQSNSSQSLKRMSQIGGKRKRKLTSKLILSCEFEGCDKIFSSRQYLNHHIKYQHLHQKTFTCSHPSCRKSFNFKKHLKEHEKLHSNQRDYICEFCARAFRTSSNLIIHRRIHTGEKPLQCEVCGFTCRQKASLNWHMRKHNAESTYQFPCEICGRRFEKRDNVTAHRSKSHPDYNAGSPERSLPLPPSDPLLHPSRHLGSSPSVSKNQTTAE, via the exons ATGTCATCCACTAAAGAAATTGTGCTGCGCCAGCGCCGCCGAGAGCTGGACGCCCGCAGGAGCAAATCTCGCGTGCGTCTGGGCTCGTGTCTGCAGAGCTGGGCTCAACTCAAAGATAAACTGGGCTTCTCTCTTCACTCGGAGCTTGCTCAGCATCTGCTGGAGAG CTATGTTTCAAGAGTTTGTATGAAGTGTTCAG GTGATGGGAAAGGAGAGACTGTATCAACTACCAAGGAGTCTTTGCAGGAACTCATCTTGATGGTCCACAACCATGGACAGATGTGTCCTCTTCCTCCTGTCCTGCAGTGTAGGCCTgtcccaaaaacaaaaacatcaacacGAGGTCAAAGTGGAAGAAGAGAGGAGGAAACTGAGCCCAAGAAATTAGCAGAAGCCAGCGAGTGTTTTAAATACACCTGTGAAGATGGACATCATTTTTTGTGGTGTCCTATTGACACGGAGAAGCTGATTTCAAAAAGTGACAGTGATAAAATTACATCCAGCGCAAAGAGACTGAAACGAGACGAGAGACAGATGAAGGAAACGATAACAGATACAGAAAGACAAGAAATGATGACTAGATTAAAAACCAGACAGCAACAGAGAGAAAATGCTGACATTGACACAAATAAAATGCttggacaaaataaaaatgcag ATGTTACAGCGACTCCTGAAGCACAGGACAGAAATGATCTGGCATCTGACTTTTCTTATTCAGAGCATGG ATCTCCAGCAGACAGTGACGAGATGACTGTAGATGTTCCTGTCAGGGTTCACATTGAAAACCAAAGCCGTACTGATAG CTATGAAGAAGATGCAGTGCTGAATTTAACCAACAGAGGGGCCCAGAGTAGTGCAGATCATACTGAGAAACGCAGCGTCAGCAAAAAGACGGGAATACTTCAAAGTAACAG TTCACAGTCATTGAAAAGGATGTCTCAGATTGGTGGCAAGAGGAAaag AAAATTGACATCCAAATTGATTTTGTCTTGTGAGTTTGAAGGCTGCGATAAGATTTTCTCCAGTCgacaatatttaaat CATCACATCAAATATCAGCATCTGCATCAGAAGACCTTCACCTGCTCACATCCCTCCTGCAGAAAGTCCTTCAACTTTAAGAAGCATCTGAAGGAGCATGAAAAGTTGCACAGTA ATCAGCGAGACTATATCTGTGAGTTCTGTGCTCGGGCGTTTCGAACCAGCAGTAACCTGATCATCCACCGCAGGAtacacaccggagagaaaccgctGCA GTGTGAAGTGTGTGGCTTTACCTGTCGACAGAAAGCCTCTCTAAATTGGCACATGCGGAAACACAATGCTGAGAGCACCTACCAGTTCCCTTGTGAGATCTGCGGCCGTCGCTTTGAAAAGAGAGACAATGTTACGGCTCACCGTAGCAAGAGTCACCCAGACTATAATGCAGGCTCTCCGGAAAGATCTCTTCCCCTTCCTCCCTCTGACCCACTCCTGCATCCCTCGAGGCACCTCGGATCTTCCCCTTCTGTTTCCAAGAATCAAACCACAGCAGAATAA